A stretch of DNA from Gambusia affinis linkage group LG24, SWU_Gaff_1.0, whole genome shotgun sequence:
CCTTCTAGTTAATCTTTAGTTTATACCAGcagtttattttgcgattatctGCGGCTTGAAATGACGTCGGCGCCGTCCTCAAAGCCAGATGCGAGTCAACCAGCGGCAATGATAATCTTTAGCTTCTTTAGTGGAGCAGTTGGAAAGCAAAATGAGGTGATTCATCAAAGGTTTGCCGACTGTTAGACGCAGAAACCTTTTCTCCCCTGGAGTAGTTTGGTAATCTCCCTCCTGGTTGTTGACCTTCCAGATTCCCATAACACCCCGGTCGCCTCTGTAATTTCAGAAGGTGTTTGGCTCTCGCctctgacaaaaaaattaatagacTCAAGTCAGCAGACGACTCTTGGACGCAGAAGCAAGCTTCATTCACTGATTAGCTTCACGCGGTTCGGTTTCTGTCGTACCTGCATTTCTGGGGACGAACATTCTGTTCTGGAACAAATGTGAAGCAGCATTTGTctttaactaatttatttttttgtttttggaaaaaaaaaatcttgcttaGACATGTGCAAAGtcatgtcaaaaatgtaaacaaagcttttatttcacattttaaaatgagtttttgagttaaaaagaCCGTTAGTCTTGATTGTGTTAAAAGGAAGTACAATGTATTTCACTGTAATGTCattaatgaaaagaaacataaattaaagtGTCTAAAAACAGAATATCTAGACCAGGGATGTTCAAAGTGTGGCCcgtgggccatttgtggcctTTGACATGATCTTGTTCGGTCCCTGAATAAGTCAGTTTTccaacaaagcagaaaacaattgATTCTgcccaatttaaaaaaaatttatatatattttaaaatagcgtttttaaataaaacagtgcGACACTTTTTGTTTATTGGATCTGGCGGTTATGAtctactgattttatttttcaaaaattgtttattgttgagtgggtcaaactggaaaaaaaaaacacagtagacaaatatttgcaattttattttaatacattttgtggCCCACCTGGAGTttaaatttgcatgttttggcacttaaagttaaaatttcaAACGCCATTGATTGGGGTTTGTTTTGAAGCCACTTGCAGCTTAGTAGAATATACAGAGTTAATATAATCAcgatataatttaaaaataaataataaaacgaaaaaaacaacattttgttttgtgatagTGAGTATTCAGAAACGAGTCGTTCAGCAGGGCGATGATCCCAACCGCAGCCACAAGTCTGTAACAGGATGTTGGGATCAGAGAGTTTATAAGAACCAAAGTCCAGAACAATAACCTGATTCAGCTCTGTAATGTAAAAACCAAATTGTTGCCTCCAGGCGGCTGCTGACGAGTTAAACAGTCCCATGTTGTTGCTAAAATACTATCTGGTGCTGCATTGCTAAGTCCACCAAGCATCCCGGCGACGAGCGAGGGTCGCCTCCTGGAGCAGATGATCAGATGATGGACTCGTGCCTACAACTCTAAAACCTCGTCTTCTTTTGCAGTTGCACAATGAGGAAGATTCTTCAGAGACTTCCAGTGTAGAGCAGCAGCCCTGCACCTCTGCGTCAGCCAGAGCCGACGCGTCCGGCCCGGACCAGAGGGAGGCTCAGGCCGGCGCGGCTCCGCCCTCCTCAGTGGGGGAGGCTGACGCGCCCCCTCCTCCGTACGCCTCCATTGACCTGGGGGCCACTGCCGCGGCACCTGGTACCACTTTTCCATTCTACCTCAGAGCTCCTCTAAATGTCTTCCCAGGTTGCGTGTTTTCAGCTTACAGAGGGTTTAATTTTTTGCGGTGTTCTGACCGTTGAGTCATGCCAATTTCTTACACCTCCTCACCATTTTATTGTGGTTTCAGGCTCTGCACGTGgttccttctgtttttattaaccCAGGCTTCTTGTCATCTGCTGTTTTCACAGAATCCAGCTTCCAAGGTGACTTCCCTGTTCCTCCACCCTACAGTGTCGCCACGTCACTACCAACCTATGATGAAGCAGAGAAGGCTAAAGCAGCCGCCCTGGCTGCCTCCGCCGTGGAGGTGTTGCCCCGGGTAACAAGACACACACAGACCTTCTAGTCACTGTTTGCTTTCAAGATATTTGAGGGAAATATTCCTTGAACTAAGACAAGCTGcaaacaagacttttttttgttgttgttgttgttaggaAGTTCAGGATAGTATTAGGGTCATCCTACATACTAAGTCttgtaaaattatgactttttttctcataattttgtGACTTTGATACGACTATGACTTTATTGGATTACactattcttgtaattttacttaatttctttttagcatGGCCCTAACACTCTGTCATATAGGCTATTATTTTAAGAactaaaaaatatcaaattaaacaCCATATTACTTTGTGGAATGTTAACAGACTGAAATGGGGTCAAAGAGAGCAAAGAAGGGCAAACATGTTTTGCAATGCGtctattgatttaaaaaaaaaacaaaacaaaaaaacattttttagtggGGGCACTTTCTGTGTTAAATTTTCTCTCCAGTGTgcctgaagtttttttttattttgtttgtttccaaaaGGACGATGACTTCCCCCCGAGAGATGACTTCAGCGACGCTGATCAGCTCCGAGTCGGGAATGACGGAATCTTCATGTTGGCCTTTTTCAGTGAGTTTTCCATGGaaactaacaaacaaaacaaaacaaaaaaacttaaactctTTGCTACAACAGAGCACCAATGGTGTGTTTATGCCTCCAGTGGCCTTTCTCTTCAACTGGATTGGCTTCTGTCTGTCGTTCTGTCTGACCAATACCATCGCTGGACGCTACGGCGCCATCTGCGGCTTCGGCCTCTCGCTCATTAAGTGGATCCTAATCGTCAGGGTATGTTAAActcaaaataagtttttatttatttatgtatttattttgaagttgttgaatGTGTTTTGAACTTTTCTCGGTTTGTACAGTTCTCAGACTACTTCACTGGCTACTTTAACGGCCAGTACTGGCTCTGGTGGATCTTCCTGTTGCTAGGTCAGTATTTTCATTGTCCCAGTCGAGGGTAACGAGAAAAAAGcaggtggggggaaaaaaaaaccctaactAATTCTCTCTATTCAGGCCTCCTGCTGTTCTTCAGAGGATTTGTGAACTACCTGAAAGTACGCAACATGTCAGAAAACATGGCCACATCGCACAGAACACGCCTCTTCTTCCTATACTGAAAGTAAGCCTAGAAGAAAAAGCCAATCTGCCACTTTTGTTTGACTAAAGTGCGCACTCTGCTGGATTAAAAGACAAACTACAGCACTGATGTGTTGGTGGTGCTCTCTTCCTCCAGATTTCCTCGCCGCCAGCATTCCTTTCCAACCCAGTTCCTCCCCTTGCCCTCGCATGACCTGACAGAGGAGCCCGACAGCGACGAGAGGAAGCGGGAAAGGAATGGAGAAAGTGTTACCGGTTTAATCCATCTTTTCTAGAACGATTCGACCCATTCTAAAGAAAGTCTGCGCTTCTGAACtgagccaaaaaaaagaaaaaaaagatgaattttcattttctcctgcAAATCTGCCTTTTTTTGCTTTCGTCGGGCTTACTCTTTGTGTTTCACGAAGCACAATGGGGAAAACAATCTCGCAAAAATGGTTGAATTTATTCAAAGGAATTTAATCTGTCAATTTAGTTTTGCATATTCAGTGTTAACAAGAGTTCCTTTTTCTCTCAGAAGTGTATCTCTGTCGTCCACAGAAAAGGTGGGTGTCAAACACTCTGAACTAGTCTTACTTTAACTGTGATGTAGCATCGTTTTACAGTAAAACCAATCCAGAGATGTGGAGCCCGGAATGCACCATCTGTAACGAGAACAGACTTCCATTTGGATAAACAGggctgcagttttaaaacatttttaagactCCTTCACTTTAACGTAGATTCAGGTTCTAAAGCTTCAGGACTCGATGATTTCAC
This window harbors:
- the ndfip2 gene encoding NEDD4 family-interacting protein 2, which translates into the protein MDPASRYQVLHNEEDSSETSSVEQQPCTSASARADASGPDQREAQAGAAPPSSVGEADAPPPPYASIDLGATAAAPESSFQGDFPVPPPYSVATSLPTYDEAEKAKAAALAASAVEVLPRDDDFPPRDDFSDADQLRVGNDGIFMLAFFMAFLFNWIGFCLSFCLTNTIAGRYGAICGFGLSLIKWILIVRFSDYFTGYFNGQYWLWWIFLLLGLLLFFRGFVNYLKVRNMSENMATSHRTRLFFLY